AGTTGAGCGGCCTCGGCGAGGTCCTCCAGGCGCACCCCGTGCAGCGGCAGCACCTCGGCGGCCATGCGATTGCCGTAGGTGATGGTGCCGGTCTTGTCGAGCAGGAGGGTGTCTACGTCGCCGGCAGCCTCGATGGCGCGCCCGCTCTTGGCGAGCACGTTCTTGCGCAGCATGCGGTCGATGCCCGCGATGCCGATGGCCGGCAGCAGTCCGCCGATGGTGGTGGGGATGAGGCAGACGAGCAGGGCGATGATCGCGGTGAGCCCCAGCTTGGTGCCCGAGTAGATGCCCATGGGGATGAGCGTCACGCAGGCGAAGAGGAAGATAATCGTCAATCCAACGAGCAAGATATGAAGTGCAATCTCATTGGGCGTCTTCTGGCGCGAGGCGCCCTCCACCAGCGCGATCATCCGGTCGAGGAAGGACTCGCCCGGGTTCACCGAGACCTGCACCACGATCTTGTCGGATAGCACCTTGGTGCCGCCGGTCACGGCCGAGCGGTCGCCGCCGCTCTCGCGGATGACGGGCGCGCTCTCGCCGGTGATGGCGCTCTCGTCCACGCTGGCGATCCCTTCGACGACCTCGCCGTCGCCGGGGATGAGCTGCCCGGCCTCCACGACCACGCGGTCACCCTTGCGCAGCGCGCTCGCCGGCACCTGCTCCTCGCCGCCGGCCTCGAGCAGGCGCCGCGCGACGATCTCCTTGCGCATCTTGCGGAGCGTCTCGGCCTGGGCCTTGCCGCGCCCCTCGGCGATGGCCTCGGAGAAGTTGGCAAAGACCACCGTGAACCAGAGCCACAGGGCCACCCAGAGGGTGAACCAGTGCGGCGGCGCACCGGCGACGGGCGCGGTGAGATCGCGAATCCACAAGCCGGTGGTCATGACGCTGCCCACCTCGACCACGAACATGACCGGGTTGCGGACCATGTACCTCGGCGAGAGGCGCTTGATGCTCTCGACCAGTGCGGGTCGGAGCAGCGTCGGATTCATGAGTGAGGGGCTCTTGCCCTTCATGGTGGCTTTCATGGGGCGAAACCTTGAATGTGACAGTGTTTAGAAGAACTTCCCATTCATCGCCATGAAGTGCTCGGCGATGGGGCTCAGCGACAAGGCGGGGAAGAAGGTGAGCGCGCCCACGATGAGCACCACACAAACCAGCAGCCCGACGAAGAGCGCGCCATTGGTGGGGAACGTTCCCGGACCCGGGGCGACGGTCTTCTTGCCCACCATCGACCCGGCGATGCCCATCACGGGAATGATCATCAAGAAGCGACCCATCAACATGTCCAGGGCGAGGGTGCCGTTCCACCAGCGGGTGTTCGCATTGATGCCCGCGAAGGCCGAGCCGTTGTTCCCCGCGCCGCTGGTGTACGCGTAGAGGATCTCCGAGAGGCCGTGCGGTCCGTTGTTGTTCAAGACCCAGTTGCCGTACCAGGTCACCGCGGACCACGCCGTGAAGCCGAGGATGAGCAGCGGGAAGATGAGGGCGTAGAACATCGCCAGCTTCATCTCCTTCGCCTCGATCTTCTTGCCGAGATACTCAGGAGTCCGCCCGACCATCAGTCCGGCGATGAAGACACTCAACAACACCATCACCAGGATTCCGTACATCCCCGCGCCCACGCCGCCGAAGATGACCTCGCCGAGCTGGATGTTCACCAGCGGCACCAGGCCGCCGAGCGGCGTGAAGCTGTCGTGCATGCTGTTCACGGCGCCGCACGAGGCGTCGGTGGTCACGGTGGCAAAGAGTGCGGAGTTGGCAATTCCAAACCGTGTCTCTTTTCCTTCCAGGTTACCGGTCGACGTGACGGCCAGACCCTTGAGCGCGGCGTTGGGGTGCGACTCGGCCGCATAGCAAGCCCAGACGCCGCCGAACCAGAGCAGCGCCATGGCGCCGAACAGCGCCCAGCCTTGCTTGCTGTCGTTCGCCATCTTCCCGTACGCGTAGGTCAGGCCGCCCGGAATCGCGAAGATGGAGAGCATCTCGAGAAGGTTCGTGATCGGGTTGGGGTTCTCGAAAGGATGGGCGCTGTTGGCGTTGAAGAAGCCGCCGCCGTTCGTACCCAGCATCTTGATCGCTTCCTGCGACGCGACCGGGCCGAGCGCGATGACCTGATTCACACCCTCCAGGCTGGTGATTTCCTTGTACGCATCGAAGTTCTGAATCACGCCCTGAGAGACCAGCACCAGCGCGTACACGAAGCAGATCGGCATCAACACGAAGAGCGTGGCGCGGATGACGTCGACCCAGAAGTTGCCGAGCGTCTTCGGGCCCTCGGGGCCACCGCGCCGGGTGAGGCCGCGCGCGACGGCCAGCGCCACGCCGATTCCGGCGGCAGCCGATGTGAAGTTGTGCCACGCCAGACCCATCATCTGGGTCAGGTAGCTCATCGTTGATTCGCCGCTGTACGACTGCCAGTTCGTGTTGGTGACGAAGCTCGCCGCAGTGTTGAACGCCAGGTACGGCTCGACGCCCGCGAGTTTTTGGGGATTGAGCGGCAGATGACCCTGGAGCCGCTCGATGAGGTAGGTGCCGAGCAGCCCGAGCGCGCTGAAGATCAGCAGCGCGACCGTGTACTCGATCCACTCCTGCTCGCGCGTGGGGTCGACGCCGCAAATGCGAAACGCGAACCGCTCAATGGGGCCGAGCACGCGCGGCAGGGGCAGCGCCCGGCCTTCGAAGACGTGAAACATGTAGCGGCCCAGCGGTACGGTGACCGCCAGCACCAGCGCGAAGAAGATCGCGATTTGAACCCAGCCGTTGAAGGACATGTCGATTGCCTAGAAGCGCTCGGGCTTGATCAGCGCGTAGACGAGGTAGACGGTGAGGCCGACGGTGAGGAGCGCGCCAATGAGGTATTCGGTGCTCATGGTTGGCCTCAGAGCCGGTCGCAGCTGCGCGTGTATGCCCAGCAGATTGCGAAGAACACGCAGGTTGTCAGCACAAAGACAAAGTCGATCATGGGTCAGTCAATCCGTAGATAAGTAACAATGATGATCTAGAACTTCACGAGCAGGGCCAGGTTGATGCGGTTCTCGTCCTGCACCAGATCCGGTGCCCAGCCCGGGACCGCGGAGCCGGCTGGGCCGGTGGTGACCTCGGAGCCGGACACGGTGTTCGACTCGCCGGGCGGCGTCATGCCGCTGTGGCCTGCGAAGTAGGGAACGCTTGCGTGGCGGTAATTGAACTCGAACCGGAACGTCACATACTGCTCTGGCATGAAGTCGATGGTCCCCGAGGAGTCCCAGGCGTGGAACTGGTCGCCGGGGTTCTCCGTGAAGTAGGGCGTGCCCGAAGCAGCGGTGGCGCCGTTGATGGGCGGCATGAGCACCAGGTAGCGGCCCGGGTTGCTCATCCAGCCGCCGCCGAGCGTGAGGCCGAACATGTCCCGGTAGAACCACAGCCGGTTGTAGACCATGAAGCCCGCGAAGCCCTGCTGTGGCGAATCGGGCGAGCTGGAGAAGCAGCTCACACCCCCGCCAGACTCACAGCCGAGGTCGACGGTAATCGAGAAGGCGCCCTTGCTGACGAATGCCGCCGGAGCGTCGAGGTACTTCACCTGGATGCTGTCGTCGGTGTGGTAGCGGACGCGGTCCGGGTTGCCCAGCGTGTCGGTGCCGAGGGCGTACTGATTACCCAGGATGGAGAGCCAGCCGTAGGGACGCCAGAGCACCTGCATGCCGAAGCCGGGGCGATTGTTGAATTTGCCATATGCCTGCCAACCGTTGACCACCCAGGGCTCGATCTTCAGCTTGTCGGTGGGAAAGATCTGGATCCGCATGCCGTTGAAGAACCACGGCGTATTCGACGACACGTACGACGGCTGATACGACCAGTTGTCGAAAGTGTAGTAACTAAACAGCCCCACGTAGGACATGAAGATGCCGGCCTGGATGTTGATGCCGTGCAAGACGTTGAGGTGGTAACCGCCGTACGCCTCCGAGATGTAGCGGTAGGCGTCGGCGAGGTCCCACTGGCCCTTCACTGGGCTCGCGTCGTTGCGCGGGGTCATGGTGGAGAACATCCCGAACTGGGTCATGACCCGCATCTGCACATTGGCGTAGTGGAAGTCGCCGCCCACGCCGAGCTGCTGCACCTGGAATTCGTCGGTGCGGCCGCTTTCGGAGGTGCCGCTCAACGTGTGATCGACGGGATGGTTGAAGTCGTCGATGTAGCTGGTGTCCACGCGGAACTCGCCCGTGAAGAACTTGGTGTCGAGCGGCGAGTCCTTGGTGCGGGGGTTGCCGTTGAGCCAGGTGAAGTCCGCAAACGCGAAGGGCGCCGCGGGCTCCGGCGTGATGGCGGTCGCGGCCGAGAGCGAGGCTGGAGCCTGCTGTTGAGAAAGAGGAATCGCTGCCGGCGTCGGGGCGGCAGGCGCGGGCGCTTGCTCGATTGCGGGCGGCTGCTGAGACGCAGGCGTCACGGTGGGCGCCGGCGGCGGTGCCGTGGGCGCCGAAGCGGTCGGTGCAGTGGGCGGAAGCGCAGCGGAGGCCCCCGAGGCGGGAGAACCGGCGTCGGCCGCAGGAGCTGCGCCCTGGGCCAGGGCAGCAGTGGAATCCAGGAGAAGTACGAGCGTGATGGCGAGGTTGCGGGTCATGAGGTGGCCCTCCGGCGGGGCGGGAGTGCTCAAACCGTGCCGGACGTGACGCCGCGCACTTGCGCCGAGGCGGAAGCGCCATCGCGGAGACATTCCCTGCAGGATGCGAGGTCTGCGCCGCGCAACCGTGCAAGTTGCAATATGCAGAATCTGCTGCCGCGACGCGTCGCTGATGATTGCGCTGCGCTGCCCGGGGCATCGCGGTTGCACCGAGGTGCGGCCGGGCTGCAACGGAGAGAAGCGCGACATGTCCACGCTGCTCGCCACGCCGCTGAAGCAGGTCCGCGTGCTCATCGTCCTTCCGCCCGAGGCGCGCGCGCTCGGCGAGGCGCTCCGCGAGTCGCTGTCGAGCCGCGCCCGCGTGGTGCTCGCGCTTCGCAGCGAGCGCCCGGACGCCGCACGGGCACTCGATATGGAGCTCGATCAGGCTGACTTCG
This genomic window from Deltaproteobacteria bacterium contains:
- the kdpA gene encoding potassium-transporting ATPase subunit KdpA, giving the protein MSFNGWVQIAIFFALVLAVTVPLGRYMFHVFEGRALPLPRVLGPIERFAFRICGVDPTREQEWIEYTVALLIFSALGLLGTYLIERLQGHLPLNPQKLAGVEPYLAFNTAASFVTNTNWQSYSGESTMSYLTQMMGLAWHNFTSAAAGIGVALAVARGLTRRGGPEGPKTLGNFWVDVIRATLFVLMPICFVYALVLVSQGVIQNFDAYKEITSLEGVNQVIALGPVASQEAIKMLGTNGGGFFNANSAHPFENPNPITNLLEMLSIFAIPGGLTYAYGKMANDSKQGWALFGAMALLWFGGVWACYAAESHPNAALKGLAVTSTGNLEGKETRFGIANSALFATVTTDASCGAVNSMHDSFTPLGGLVPLVNIQLGEVIFGGVGAGMYGILVMVLLSVFIAGLMVGRTPEYLGKKIEAKEMKLAMFYALIFPLLILGFTAWSAVTWYGNWVLNNNGPHGLSEILYAYTSGAGNNGSAFAGINANTRWWNGTLALDMLMGRFLMIIPVMGIAGSMVGKKTVAPGPGTFPTNGALFVGLLVCVVLIVGALTFFPALSLSPIAEHFMAMNGKFF
- the kdpF gene encoding K(+)-transporting ATPase subunit F; the encoded protein is MSTEYLIGALLTVGLTVYLVYALIKPERF
- a CDS encoding outer membrane beta-barrel protein, which translates into the protein MTRNLAITLVLLLDSTAALAQGAAPAADAGSPASGASAALPPTAPTASAPTAPPPAPTVTPASQQPPAIEQAPAPAAPTPAAIPLSQQQAPASLSAATAITPEPAAPFAFADFTWLNGNPRTKDSPLDTKFFTGEFRVDTSYIDDFNHPVDHTLSGTSESGRTDEFQVQQLGVGGDFHYANVQMRVMTQFGMFSTMTPRNDASPVKGQWDLADAYRYISEAYGGYHLNVLHGINIQAGIFMSYVGLFSYYTFDNWSYQPSYVSSNTPWFFNGMRIQIFPTDKLKIEPWVVNGWQAYGKFNNRPGFGMQVLWRPYGWLSILGNQYALGTDTLGNPDRVRYHTDDSIQVKYLDAPAAFVSKGAFSITVDLGCESGGGVSCFSSSPDSPQQGFAGFMVYNRLWFYRDMFGLTLGGGWMSNPGRYLVLMPPINGATAASGTPYFTENPGDQFHAWDSSGTIDFMPEQYVTFRFEFNYRHASVPYFAGHSGMTPPGESNTVSGSEVTTGPAGSAVPGWAPDLVQDENRINLALLVKF